Proteins encoded within one genomic window of Melospiza georgiana isolate bMelGeo1 chromosome 24, bMelGeo1.pri, whole genome shotgun sequence:
- the TRIM63 gene encoding E3 ubiquitin-protein ligase TRIM63, which yields MEFQAGILHDGSAMESLEKQLICPICLEMFSKPVVILPCQHNLCRKCANDVFQAANPYWQSRGTLISGGRFRCPSCRHEVLLDRHGVYGLQRNLLVENIIDIYKQECSSRPLKKGEHPMCKEHEDERINIYCVTCEVPTCSMCKVFGAHKDCEVAPLESVFQGQKTELNNCISMLVAGNDRIQTIISQLEDSCQSTEENSEAAKRELCARFDALAALLEEKKAELLQRIGREQADKTAFIQSLICQYKEQLEKSSRLVETAIQAAEETGGAAFLMNAKQLIKTIVEASKGARLDKIEQGYESMDAFSVSLEHLSEAVHALDFDPEEDEEYFDGEEEEEVEENAAPERTVMAPL from the exons ATGGAGTTCCAAGCGGGGATCCTGCACGATGGCAGCGCCATGGAGAGCCTGGAGAAGCAGCTCATCTGCCCCATCTGCCTGGAGATGTTCAGCAAGCCCGTGGTgatcctgccctgccagcacaaCCTGTGCCGCAAGTGCGCCAACGACGTGTTCCAG GCCGCCAACCCGTACTGGCAGAGCCGGGGCACTCTGATCTCGGGGGGCCGGTTCCGGTGCCCCTCGTGCCGCCACGAGGTGCTGCTGGACCGCCACGGCGTCTACGGGCTGCAGAGGAACCTGCTGGTGGAGAACATCATCGACATCTACAAGCAGGAGTGCTCCAG CAGGCCCCTGAAGAAGGGGGAGCACCCCATGTGCAAGGAGCACGAGGACGAGCGCATCAACATCTACTGCGTCACCTGCGAGGTGCCCACCTGCTCCATGTGCAAGGTCTTCGGTGCCCACAAGGACTGCGAGGTGGCCCCTCTGGAAAGCGTCTTCCAGGGACAGAAG ACTGAGCTGAACAACTGCATCTCCATGCTGGTGGCGGGGAACGACCGGATCCAGACCATCATCTCGCAGCTGGAGGATTCCTGTCAGAGCACCGAG GAGAACAGCGAGGCGGCCAAGAGGGAGCTGTGCGCTCGCTTTGACGCGCTGGCGGCGCTGCTGGAGGAGAAGAAGGCGGAGCTGCTGCAGCGCATCGGCCGCGAGCAGGCGGACAAGACCGCCTTCATCCAGAGCCTCATCTGCCAGtacaaggagcagctggagaagtCCAGCCGCCTGGTGGAGACGGCCATCCAGGCAGCCGAGGAGACCGGCGGGGCCGCCTTCCTCATG AATGCCAAGCAGCTCATAAAAAC gatCGTGGAGGCCTCCAAGGGCGCCCGCCTGGACAAGATCGAGCAGGGCTACGAGAGCATGGACGCCTTCTCGGTGAGCCTGGAGCACCTCAGCGAGGCCGTGCACGCCCTGGACTTCGACCCTG aggaagatgaggagTACTTtgatggggaggaggaagaggaggtggaAGAGAACGCGGCGCCCGAGAGGACAGTGATGG CTCCCCTGTAG